The Cucurbita pepo subsp. pepo cultivar mu-cu-16 chromosome LG08, ASM280686v2, whole genome shotgun sequence genome contains a region encoding:
- the LOC111799743 gene encoding 60S ribosomal protein L37a, with amino-acid sequence MTKRTKKAGIVGKYGTRYGASLRKQIKKMEVSQHSKYFCEFCGKYAVKRKAVGIWGCKDCGKVKAGGAYTLNTASAVTVRSTIRRLREQTES; translated from the exons ATG ACGAAGAGAACCAAGAAGGCTGGCATTGTCGGCAAATACG GTACCAGATATGGTGCTAGTTTGAGGAAGCAGATTAAGAAGATGGAAGTCAGTCAGCACAGCAAATACTTCTGCGAGTTCTGTGGAAAG TATGCCGTGAAGAGGAAGGCTGTTGGGATATGGGGTTGCAAGGACTGTGGAAAGGTGAAAGCCGGAGGTGCCTACACGTTGAA CACTGCAAGTGCCGTGACCGTTCGGAGCACGATCCGAAGGTTGAGGGAACAGACAGAGAGTTAa
- the LOC111800584 gene encoding BTB/POZ domain-containing protein At5g17580-like isoform X1: MWFSSVLAAICCTGRRIGSVIAIILRNLQNMVDKSDKDVSYWLPKPKSRIDMQFHVRGVPFTLERDIIVEKSAKIVEILNEQSDDSIYQFLRNIPAHPKTFELVARFCHGFELQMSCENVLPLACLAFYLGMTESHSPNNLLSKAVTFFEQRILPSWNETIKAFLTTEDIIQQAVDTGLVGECIESLVCKAVNDPYLLGEPLVNFVNDELSEDDEFHHKPSARRKLFVSEWQSEDLTILPLSLYELTIHSMNQHAVPPRFVAASLLKYAKKWVFCSAKGDKKMSVCKTNHQREVMEAVERLLPHQKGLFPCTILFEMLRFAIHLEANVGCRNGLELRIGKQLDQATASDLLIPSRDYAKEMHYDIECVKRIIKHFYRDYNSNMEGLTAVARLIEEFLIEVASDRDLEISAFVSLVEMSSAASMGTDRSSDGIYRAIDIYLDKHSYLTESEKEEVCRGLDYHRMSAETCEHAAKNQRLPLRIVVQVLFLVQLQLRDAITREMQGPDNRLTQDAVEKDERELALNDGVQKSEMEKMSNKVMELEKECHMMRKEIEEGCIHMVKKEKTSMWREMKRKFGCINKMNNCNCQVKKKKVHPKLWP, encoded by the exons ATGTGGTTTTCATCAGTTCTTGCTGCGATTTGTTGCACAGGAAGAAGAATCGGTTCGGTAATTGCT aTTATACTTAGGAATCTCCAAAACATGGTAGACAAATCAGACAAGGATGTCTCCTATTG GTTGCCTAAGCCTAAATCTAGAATTGATATGCAGTTCCATGTCCGTGGGGTGCCCTTTACTTTGGAAAGG GATATCATAGTAGAAAAGTCGGCCAAGATCGTGGAGATACTGAACGAGCAATCCGATGACAGTATCTATCAGTTCCTCAGAAACATACCAGCTCATCCTAAGACATTTGAACTTGTTGCAAGGTTCTGCCATGGGTTTGAACTGCAAATGTCATGTGAGAATGTGCTTCCTTTAGCATGTCTTGCTTTCTATCTGGGGATGACTGAAAGTCACAGCCCAAATAATCTGTTGAGCAAAGCAGTTACCTTCTTTGAACAGAGAATCCTCCCCAGCTGGAATGAAACTATTAAGGCTTTTCTTACAACAGAAGATATCATACAACAGGCAGTGGATACAGGCCTTGTTGGTGAATGTATTGAGTCTTTGGTTTGTAAGGCCGTGAATGATCCATACCTCCTCGGTGAACCGCTTGTGAATTTCGTAAATGATGAACTCAGTGAGGATGATGAGTTTCATCACAAGCCCAGTGCAAGAAGAAAGCTCTTTGTTTCTGAATGGCAGTCGGAGGATTTGACAATTCTGCCTCTTTCGTTATATGAATTAACCATTCATTCTATGAACCAGCATGCTGTACCGCCGAGATTTGTAGCCGCATCCCTTTTGAAGTATGCAAAGAAGTGGGTTTTTTGCAGTGCTAAAGGAGATAAAAAAATGTCGGTATGCAAAACAAACCATCAGAGGGAAGTCATGGAAGCAGTGGAGAGGCTACTGCCTCATCAGAAGGGACTATTTCCTTGCACAATACTGTttgaaatgcttcgttttgcCATTCATTTGGAAGCTAATGTTGGCTGTAGGAATGGACTCGAGCTGAGGATAGGAAAGCAGCTTGATCAAGCTACAGCAAGTGATCTTTTAATACCTTCTCGAGACTACGCTAAGGAAATGCATTACGATATCGAGTGCGTGAAGCGGATTATAAAGCACTTCTATAGAGATTATAACTCAAATATGGAAGGACTAACTGCGGTGGCGAGACTCATTGAGGAGTTTTTGATTGAGGTTGCCAGTGACAGAGATTTGGAGATAAGTGCATTTGTTTCATTAGTTGAAATGTCAAGTGCAGCATCAATGGGAACTGATAGGAGCTCCGATGGAATATACAGGGCTATAGATATATACCTGGACAAGCATAGCTACTTGACTGaatctgaaaaagaagaagtgtGCAGAGGGCTGGACTACCATAGGATGTCGGCTGAAACTTGTGAACACGCAGCCAAGAATCAGCGATTGCCATTAAGGATAGTGGTCCAAGTGCTATTTTTGGTGCAATTGCAACTCCGCGATGCGATCACGAGGGAGATGCAGGGTCCTGACAACAGATTGACACAGGACGCGGTCGAAAAGGACGAAAGAGAGTTGGCCTTAAATGATGGAGTACAAAAAAGTGAAATGGAGAAAATGAGCAACAAGGTGATGGAACTAGAGAAAGAATGTCATATGATGAGGAAAGAGATTGAGGAAGGCTGCATCCACATGGTgaaaaaggagaagacaaGCATGTGgagagaaatgaagagaaagttTGGTTGCATAAACAAGATGAACAACTGCAATTGccaagttaaaaagaaaaaggttcaTCCAAAACTATGGCCTTGA
- the LOC111800584 gene encoding BTB/POZ domain-containing protein At5g17580-like isoform X2 yields MWFSSVLAAICCTGRRIGSIILRNLQNMVDKSDKDVSYWLPKPKSRIDMQFHVRGVPFTLERDIIVEKSAKIVEILNEQSDDSIYQFLRNIPAHPKTFELVARFCHGFELQMSCENVLPLACLAFYLGMTESHSPNNLLSKAVTFFEQRILPSWNETIKAFLTTEDIIQQAVDTGLVGECIESLVCKAVNDPYLLGEPLVNFVNDELSEDDEFHHKPSARRKLFVSEWQSEDLTILPLSLYELTIHSMNQHAVPPRFVAASLLKYAKKWVFCSAKGDKKMSVCKTNHQREVMEAVERLLPHQKGLFPCTILFEMLRFAIHLEANVGCRNGLELRIGKQLDQATASDLLIPSRDYAKEMHYDIECVKRIIKHFYRDYNSNMEGLTAVARLIEEFLIEVASDRDLEISAFVSLVEMSSAASMGTDRSSDGIYRAIDIYLDKHSYLTESEKEEVCRGLDYHRMSAETCEHAAKNQRLPLRIVVQVLFLVQLQLRDAITREMQGPDNRLTQDAVEKDERELALNDGVQKSEMEKMSNKVMELEKECHMMRKEIEEGCIHMVKKEKTSMWREMKRKFGCINKMNNCNCQVKKKKVHPKLWP; encoded by the exons ATGTGGTTTTCATCAGTTCTTGCTGCGATTTGTTGCACAGGAAGAAGAATCGGTTCG aTTATACTTAGGAATCTCCAAAACATGGTAGACAAATCAGACAAGGATGTCTCCTATTG GTTGCCTAAGCCTAAATCTAGAATTGATATGCAGTTCCATGTCCGTGGGGTGCCCTTTACTTTGGAAAGG GATATCATAGTAGAAAAGTCGGCCAAGATCGTGGAGATACTGAACGAGCAATCCGATGACAGTATCTATCAGTTCCTCAGAAACATACCAGCTCATCCTAAGACATTTGAACTTGTTGCAAGGTTCTGCCATGGGTTTGAACTGCAAATGTCATGTGAGAATGTGCTTCCTTTAGCATGTCTTGCTTTCTATCTGGGGATGACTGAAAGTCACAGCCCAAATAATCTGTTGAGCAAAGCAGTTACCTTCTTTGAACAGAGAATCCTCCCCAGCTGGAATGAAACTATTAAGGCTTTTCTTACAACAGAAGATATCATACAACAGGCAGTGGATACAGGCCTTGTTGGTGAATGTATTGAGTCTTTGGTTTGTAAGGCCGTGAATGATCCATACCTCCTCGGTGAACCGCTTGTGAATTTCGTAAATGATGAACTCAGTGAGGATGATGAGTTTCATCACAAGCCCAGTGCAAGAAGAAAGCTCTTTGTTTCTGAATGGCAGTCGGAGGATTTGACAATTCTGCCTCTTTCGTTATATGAATTAACCATTCATTCTATGAACCAGCATGCTGTACCGCCGAGATTTGTAGCCGCATCCCTTTTGAAGTATGCAAAGAAGTGGGTTTTTTGCAGTGCTAAAGGAGATAAAAAAATGTCGGTATGCAAAACAAACCATCAGAGGGAAGTCATGGAAGCAGTGGAGAGGCTACTGCCTCATCAGAAGGGACTATTTCCTTGCACAATACTGTttgaaatgcttcgttttgcCATTCATTTGGAAGCTAATGTTGGCTGTAGGAATGGACTCGAGCTGAGGATAGGAAAGCAGCTTGATCAAGCTACAGCAAGTGATCTTTTAATACCTTCTCGAGACTACGCTAAGGAAATGCATTACGATATCGAGTGCGTGAAGCGGATTATAAAGCACTTCTATAGAGATTATAACTCAAATATGGAAGGACTAACTGCGGTGGCGAGACTCATTGAGGAGTTTTTGATTGAGGTTGCCAGTGACAGAGATTTGGAGATAAGTGCATTTGTTTCATTAGTTGAAATGTCAAGTGCAGCATCAATGGGAACTGATAGGAGCTCCGATGGAATATACAGGGCTATAGATATATACCTGGACAAGCATAGCTACTTGACTGaatctgaaaaagaagaagtgtGCAGAGGGCTGGACTACCATAGGATGTCGGCTGAAACTTGTGAACACGCAGCCAAGAATCAGCGATTGCCATTAAGGATAGTGGTCCAAGTGCTATTTTTGGTGCAATTGCAACTCCGCGATGCGATCACGAGGGAGATGCAGGGTCCTGACAACAGATTGACACAGGACGCGGTCGAAAAGGACGAAAGAGAGTTGGCCTTAAATGATGGAGTACAAAAAAGTGAAATGGAGAAAATGAGCAACAAGGTGATGGAACTAGAGAAAGAATGTCATATGATGAGGAAAGAGATTGAGGAAGGCTGCATCCACATGGTgaaaaaggagaagacaaGCATGTGgagagaaatgaagagaaagttTGGTTGCATAAACAAGATGAACAACTGCAATTGccaagttaaaaagaaaaaggttcaTCCAAAACTATGGCCTTGA
- the LOC111800584 gene encoding BTB/POZ domain-containing protein At5g17580-like isoform X3 has product MVDKSDKDVSYWLPKPKSRIDMQFHVRGVPFTLERDIIVEKSAKIVEILNEQSDDSIYQFLRNIPAHPKTFELVARFCHGFELQMSCENVLPLACLAFYLGMTESHSPNNLLSKAVTFFEQRILPSWNETIKAFLTTEDIIQQAVDTGLVGECIESLVCKAVNDPYLLGEPLVNFVNDELSEDDEFHHKPSARRKLFVSEWQSEDLTILPLSLYELTIHSMNQHAVPPRFVAASLLKYAKKWVFCSAKGDKKMSVCKTNHQREVMEAVERLLPHQKGLFPCTILFEMLRFAIHLEANVGCRNGLELRIGKQLDQATASDLLIPSRDYAKEMHYDIECVKRIIKHFYRDYNSNMEGLTAVARLIEEFLIEVASDRDLEISAFVSLVEMSSAASMGTDRSSDGIYRAIDIYLDKHSYLTESEKEEVCRGLDYHRMSAETCEHAAKNQRLPLRIVVQVLFLVQLQLRDAITREMQGPDNRLTQDAVEKDERELALNDGVQKSEMEKMSNKVMELEKECHMMRKEIEEGCIHMVKKEKTSMWREMKRKFGCINKMNNCNCQVKKKKVHPKLWP; this is encoded by the exons ATGGTAGACAAATCAGACAAGGATGTCTCCTATTG GTTGCCTAAGCCTAAATCTAGAATTGATATGCAGTTCCATGTCCGTGGGGTGCCCTTTACTTTGGAAAGG GATATCATAGTAGAAAAGTCGGCCAAGATCGTGGAGATACTGAACGAGCAATCCGATGACAGTATCTATCAGTTCCTCAGAAACATACCAGCTCATCCTAAGACATTTGAACTTGTTGCAAGGTTCTGCCATGGGTTTGAACTGCAAATGTCATGTGAGAATGTGCTTCCTTTAGCATGTCTTGCTTTCTATCTGGGGATGACTGAAAGTCACAGCCCAAATAATCTGTTGAGCAAAGCAGTTACCTTCTTTGAACAGAGAATCCTCCCCAGCTGGAATGAAACTATTAAGGCTTTTCTTACAACAGAAGATATCATACAACAGGCAGTGGATACAGGCCTTGTTGGTGAATGTATTGAGTCTTTGGTTTGTAAGGCCGTGAATGATCCATACCTCCTCGGTGAACCGCTTGTGAATTTCGTAAATGATGAACTCAGTGAGGATGATGAGTTTCATCACAAGCCCAGTGCAAGAAGAAAGCTCTTTGTTTCTGAATGGCAGTCGGAGGATTTGACAATTCTGCCTCTTTCGTTATATGAATTAACCATTCATTCTATGAACCAGCATGCTGTACCGCCGAGATTTGTAGCCGCATCCCTTTTGAAGTATGCAAAGAAGTGGGTTTTTTGCAGTGCTAAAGGAGATAAAAAAATGTCGGTATGCAAAACAAACCATCAGAGGGAAGTCATGGAAGCAGTGGAGAGGCTACTGCCTCATCAGAAGGGACTATTTCCTTGCACAATACTGTttgaaatgcttcgttttgcCATTCATTTGGAAGCTAATGTTGGCTGTAGGAATGGACTCGAGCTGAGGATAGGAAAGCAGCTTGATCAAGCTACAGCAAGTGATCTTTTAATACCTTCTCGAGACTACGCTAAGGAAATGCATTACGATATCGAGTGCGTGAAGCGGATTATAAAGCACTTCTATAGAGATTATAACTCAAATATGGAAGGACTAACTGCGGTGGCGAGACTCATTGAGGAGTTTTTGATTGAGGTTGCCAGTGACAGAGATTTGGAGATAAGTGCATTTGTTTCATTAGTTGAAATGTCAAGTGCAGCATCAATGGGAACTGATAGGAGCTCCGATGGAATATACAGGGCTATAGATATATACCTGGACAAGCATAGCTACTTGACTGaatctgaaaaagaagaagtgtGCAGAGGGCTGGACTACCATAGGATGTCGGCTGAAACTTGTGAACACGCAGCCAAGAATCAGCGATTGCCATTAAGGATAGTGGTCCAAGTGCTATTTTTGGTGCAATTGCAACTCCGCGATGCGATCACGAGGGAGATGCAGGGTCCTGACAACAGATTGACACAGGACGCGGTCGAAAAGGACGAAAGAGAGTTGGCCTTAAATGATGGAGTACAAAAAAGTGAAATGGAGAAAATGAGCAACAAGGTGATGGAACTAGAGAAAGAATGTCATATGATGAGGAAAGAGATTGAGGAAGGCTGCATCCACATGGTgaaaaaggagaagacaaGCATGTGgagagaaatgaagagaaagttTGGTTGCATAAACAAGATGAACAACTGCAATTGccaagttaaaaagaaaaaggttcaTCCAAAACTATGGCCTTGA
- the LOC111800586 gene encoding RING-H2 finger protein ATL51-like, with the protein MGSVGNSNQWQPYAYRDCSLEICSIYCPQWCYIIFPPPPPFGYGTNSDSGTDFSPLIIAIIGILASAFILVSYYTIISKYCRNRATTSNSNMEMDDEENLSQIRHENQLQAPPPPAGLDEALIKSITVCKYKRGDGLVEGTDCSVCLSEFEENESLRLLPKCSHAFHLPCIDTWLKSHSTCPLCRSNISPINLFPPPTQEIQRTEHLNSYNFQYQHRSNDTVVVVVVQDLPDLTVSSQETAVLGLENDGVSSKNQRQSFVSDNQDSEPRDIMIHQIRQDDAVQPFRRSVSLNSLSWQGQVSVADILRASQDSEEEVEEDELQMGIGSSKAFVQEDCHSRVSNLEMHRSISTGKLGFTNYGNWKGKSCIIPS; encoded by the coding sequence ATGGGTTCTGTGGGAAACTCAAATCAATGGCAGCCATATGCATACAGGGACTGTTCTTTAGAGATTTGCAGCATATATTGCCCTCAGTGGTGTTACATCATCTTCCCACCACCTCCACCTTTTGGCTATGGAACCAATAGCGATTCTGGCACTGATTTCTCCCCTCTTATCATAGCCATCATTGGAATCTTGGCCAGCGCTTTCATTTTGGTAAGCTACTACACCATCATCTCCAAGTATTGCAGGAACAGAGCTACCACCTCCAACTCCAACATGGAAATGGATGATGAAGAAAATCTTTCTCAAATCCGCCATGAAAACCAGCTCCaagctcctcctcctccggcAGGCCTGGATGAGGCTCTCATCAAATCTATCACAGTCTGCAAGTACAAAAGAGGAGATGGGTTAGTTGAAGGCACAGATTGCTCAGTTTGTTTGAGTgagtttgaagaaaatgagagctTAAGGCTTCTGCCAAAGTGCAGCCATGCCTTTCATCTTCCTTGTATTGACACATGGCTCAAATCTCACTCAACTTGCCCTCTCTGCCGCTCCAACATCTCACCCATCAATCTTTTCCCACCCCCAACTCAGGAAATTCAAAGAACAGAAcatttaaattcatataattttcaGTATCAGCACAGAAGCAATGACACAGTAGTTGTTGTGGTGGTTCAAGATTTGCCGGATTTAACAGTCAGCAGCCAAGAAACTGCTGTTTTGGGGCTTGAAAATGATGGTGTTTCTTCCAAGAATCAAAGGCAAAGTTTTGTATCAGACAATCAAGATTCAGAGCCAAGAGACATCATGATTCATCAAATAAGACAAGATGATGCTGTTCAGCCATTTAGAAGGTCAGTTTCCTTGAATTCTTTATCATGGCAAGGGCAGGTTTCTGTTGCTGACATACTGAGAGCCAGTCAAGATAGCGAGGAAGAggtagaagaagatgaattacAAATGGGGATTGGATCTTCAAAAGCATTTGTTCAAGAGGATTGCCATTCCAGAGTTTCCAACTTGGAAATGCATAGATCTATCTCAACTGGGAAGCTGGGTTTTACAAATTATGGGAATTGGAAAGGGAAGAGTTGCATCATTCCCAGTTGA